A window of Aurantibacillus circumpalustris genomic DNA:
GAGTGGTAGTATTAGCACCGTAAAACATTTTGAGACATTGCTCCCCGTTTTAATGAAAATCAAATTAGCTTATGGAAATAAAGTAAACTTTAAAGTGCTCGGTGACCCGCATTATTCAAGCGCGGATCTCAACGTAATTCCAAAAGCATGGACAGAAACTACCGAAGTAGATGAACTTAACAGTTTTGATATTGGCATTATGCCATTACCAGACGATGCCTGGGCTAATGGTAAATGTGGACTGAAAGCCTTATCTTACATGGCCTGTGAGATTGCAGTTGTGATAAGTGCTGTTGGAATAAATAAAGAAATTGTGGAGCAAGATAAAAACGGATTTCTGGCTAGTACGGAAGATGAGTGGTTTCGTTGCTTAAGTCAACTGATTGATGATAAAACTATAAGAAACGAGATGGGGAAAGCCGGGAGAAAAACGGTCATTGAACGATATTCGGTTGAGGCAAATAAAGCGAAATACTTAGAAATTTTTAACAATGGCCGAATGCGTTGATCATTTTTTTAATGCGCAAGACGAGCCTTATAGAAGTTGTCTTCTTTTTCTACGCAGCTTTATACTTGACTTTTCAGAAAGGGTTGAAGAACAACGAAAAAACAATACGCCCTTTTATTATTATCAAAAAAAATGGTTTTGTTTTATTTCCTATGATCCCAAGGGTAAAGAGATCTACATTAGTTTTGTACATGGAAATAAAATTAGTCATCCAACACTTTTAAGCGAAGGAAGAAAAAAAATGAAGATTTTTCGAATAGATGCTCATGAAGACATTGATATTAAAAGTCTTGAAGAGATTCTGACAATGGCAATTAAAATACACGCT
This region includes:
- a CDS encoding DUF1801 domain-containing protein, which gives rise to MAECVDHFFNAQDEPYRSCLLFLRSFILDFSERVEEQRKNNTPFYYYQKKWFCFISYDPKGKEIYISFVHGNKISHPTLLSEGRKKMKIFRIDAHEDIDIKSLEEILTMAIKIHASS